One genomic segment of Actinoplanes ianthinogenes includes these proteins:
- a CDS encoding FAD-binding oxidoreductase, protein MRPIGPPGTEFPSVTPAEYAAHFARDTTRRHAGADGMDPGDTRALQDTQRLLSTSLTFAGGVDEVAERLWRALLQAQPDLLTALPGTADSQREQLARALTWLVHRLDDPPAVVAGAGQLGAVLAECGVQWSQLSLVGAALAEAMRAGMAPGAWRQDFDQAWRWAWQHVYEWIVHGGTLIAYQPTVWESEVVGHELRRPDLAVVRLRPFLPMPYRPGQYARVEVDAVPGVWRPYSLAGAVHADDVIELHVRAKTEAGVSGTLVHHTRPGDRIRISRAEGDMGLPAEPGRGMLMIAGDTGVAPMKAMLAELAAVQDTRPAVLFWGVRNLAELYDIDALTALARQAPRATVVPVVAEGSPGPYPSGLVTDAVAAYGEWSRHEVYLAGPPLMLAATSIALRQLGVDPDRIHHDAPE, encoded by the coding sequence GTGCGCCCGATCGGGCCGCCCGGCACCGAGTTCCCCTCGGTGACCCCCGCGGAGTACGCCGCGCACTTCGCCCGCGACACCACCCGCCGGCACGCGGGGGCGGACGGCATGGACCCGGGCGACACCAGGGCGTTGCAGGACACCCAGCGGCTGCTCAGCACCAGCCTGACCTTCGCCGGCGGCGTCGACGAGGTGGCCGAGCGGCTCTGGCGGGCGCTGCTCCAGGCCCAGCCGGACCTGCTGACCGCGCTGCCCGGGACCGCCGACTCGCAGCGGGAGCAGCTGGCCCGGGCGCTCACCTGGCTGGTGCACCGGCTCGACGACCCGCCGGCCGTGGTGGCCGGGGCGGGGCAGCTCGGCGCGGTGCTGGCCGAGTGCGGCGTGCAGTGGAGCCAGCTGAGCCTGGTCGGGGCGGCGCTCGCCGAGGCGATGCGGGCCGGGATGGCGCCGGGCGCCTGGCGGCAGGACTTCGACCAGGCCTGGCGGTGGGCGTGGCAGCACGTCTACGAGTGGATCGTGCACGGCGGGACGCTGATCGCGTACCAGCCGACGGTCTGGGAGAGCGAGGTGGTCGGCCACGAGCTGCGCCGGCCCGACCTCGCGGTGGTCCGGCTGCGCCCGTTCCTGCCGATGCCCTACCGCCCGGGGCAGTACGCCCGGGTCGAGGTCGACGCCGTCCCCGGTGTCTGGCGGCCGTATTCGCTGGCCGGCGCCGTGCACGCGGACGACGTGATCGAGCTGCACGTGCGAGCCAAGACCGAGGCCGGGGTGAGCGGCACGCTGGTGCACCACACCCGGCCCGGCGACCGGATCCGGATCAGCCGGGCCGAGGGCGACATGGGCCTGCCCGCCGAGCCGGGCCGGGGCATGCTGATGATCGCCGGGGACACCGGGGTGGCCCCGATGAAAGCGATGCTCGCCGAGCTGGCCGCGGTCCAGGACACCCGGCCGGCGGTGCTGTTCTGGGGTGTGCGCAACCTGGCCGAGCTCTACGACATCGACGCGCTGACCGCGCTGGCCCGGCAGGCGCCACGGGCCACGGTGGTCCCGGTGGTCGCCGAGGGCAGCCCGGGGCCGTACCCGTCCGGCCTGGTCACCGACGCGGTCGCGGCATACGGCGAGTGGTCACGGCACGAGGTGTACCTGGCCGGGCCGCCGCTGATGCTGGCCGCCACCAGCATCGCGCTGCGCCAGCTCGGCGTCGACCCGGACCGCATCCACCACGACGCCCCGGAGTGA
- a CDS encoding carbohydrate ABC transporter permease, with product MAVLTSTPPRRKTRRADDGVMTVGRSPAGNLIANISGVIFAIVMFFPVYWVLITSFKPQTEWSSFTPTFFPDSPTLDNFKSAFNAPLFKQSLVNGVLVTAMAVVAALIIGFLGALAVARFRFYGRRAIIMVVLAVQLIPFISLLIPIFLMLQNWHAVGNTLVGVTLVYTVLILPYTVWMLRGFIAGIPRELDEAAMIDGCTRGQVFWRIVLPLTGPGLVATSVYGFIQAWNEFMIINTLNDPEHQNLMAWLMQNQTSRGTYWGPLMAGAIITSIPVVIFFLAVQRNIASGLTAGAVKG from the coding sequence ATGGCCGTCCTCACCAGCACCCCGCCGCGCCGCAAGACCCGCAGGGCCGACGACGGCGTGATGACGGTCGGGCGCAGCCCGGCCGGCAACCTGATCGCCAACATCAGCGGGGTCATCTTCGCGATCGTGATGTTCTTCCCGGTCTACTGGGTGCTCATCACCTCGTTCAAGCCGCAGACCGAGTGGTCGAGCTTCACCCCGACGTTCTTCCCGGACTCGCCGACGCTGGACAACTTCAAGTCCGCGTTCAACGCGCCGCTGTTCAAGCAGTCCCTGGTCAACGGGGTGCTGGTGACGGCCATGGCGGTGGTGGCGGCGCTCATCATCGGGTTCCTCGGCGCGCTCGCCGTCGCCCGGTTCCGGTTCTACGGCCGGCGGGCGATCATCATGGTGGTCCTCGCGGTCCAGCTGATCCCGTTCATCTCGTTGCTTATCCCGATCTTCCTGATGCTCCAGAACTGGCACGCGGTCGGGAACACCCTGGTCGGCGTGACGCTGGTCTACACGGTGCTGATCCTGCCGTACACGGTGTGGATGCTGCGCGGCTTCATCGCCGGCATCCCGCGCGAGCTGGACGAGGCCGCCATGATCGACGGCTGCACCCGGGGCCAGGTGTTCTGGCGGATCGTCCTGCCGCTGACCGGTCCCGGCCTGGTCGCCACCTCGGTGTACGGGTTCATCCAGGCGTGGAACGAGTTCATGATCATCAACACGCTCAACGACCCGGAGCACCAGAACCTGATGGCCTGGCTCATGCAGAACCAGACCAGCCGGGGCACCTACTGGGGCCCGCTGATGGCCGGCGCGATCATCACGTCGATCCCGGTTGTCATCTTCTTCCTAGCCGTGCAACGCAACATTGCCTCCGGGCTCACCGCCGGTGCGGTCAAGGGCTGA
- a CDS encoding carbohydrate ABC transporter permease — MTNLAVKQSAVVTKPKPADRSRKINPLNGVAHVSLFLWALATAGPLIWVVLASFKNNTEIFLGKPFALPESFSFKTYADAWSEAHIGQYFLNSVFVVAVSTAGTMLLGSMAAYVLARYKFPGNRAIYYLFVSGLAFPTFMALAPLFGIVQSLGLLNTFTGLILVYIAYSLSFTVFFLVAFFKTLPHEIDEAALVDGAGHLRRFFQIMMPMAKSGLISITIFNIVGQWNQYLLPVVIMQGAGADSKWVLTQGIANISTSAGYHAEWSTLFAALTLSILPMIVVYAIFQRQIQAGLTAGAVK, encoded by the coding sequence ATGACCAATCTTGCCGTTAAGCAGTCCGCGGTCGTGACCAAGCCGAAGCCCGCGGACAGGTCCCGGAAGATCAACCCGCTCAACGGGGTCGCGCACGTTTCGCTGTTCCTGTGGGCCCTCGCTACGGCGGGTCCGCTGATCTGGGTCGTGCTGGCCTCGTTCAAGAACAACACGGAGATCTTCCTGGGCAAGCCGTTCGCGCTGCCCGAGTCGTTCTCGTTCAAGACCTACGCCGACGCGTGGAGCGAGGCGCACATCGGGCAGTACTTCCTGAACAGCGTGTTCGTGGTCGCGGTCAGCACCGCCGGCACCATGCTGCTCGGCTCGATGGCCGCCTACGTCCTGGCCCGCTACAAGTTCCCCGGCAACCGGGCGATCTACTACCTGTTCGTCTCCGGGCTGGCGTTCCCGACCTTCATGGCCCTGGCCCCGCTGTTCGGCATCGTGCAGAGCCTCGGCCTGCTCAACACGTTCACCGGCCTGATCCTGGTCTACATCGCGTACTCGCTGTCGTTCACGGTGTTCTTCCTCGTCGCGTTCTTCAAGACGCTGCCCCACGAGATCGACGAGGCCGCCCTGGTCGACGGCGCCGGCCACCTGCGCCGGTTCTTCCAGATCATGATGCCGATGGCCAAATCCGGCCTGATCAGCATCACCATCTTCAACATCGTCGGGCAATGGAACCAGTACCTGCTCCCCGTCGTGATCATGCAGGGCGCCGGCGCCGACTCCAAATGGGTCCTCACCCAGGGCATCGCGAACATCAGCACCTCGGCCGGCTACCACGCCGAATGGTCCACCCTGTTCGCCGCCCTCACCCTCTCCATCCTGCCCATGATCGTCGTCTACGCGATCTTCCAACGGCAGATCCAAGCCGGCCTCACCGCCGGCGCCGTCAAGTGA
- a CDS encoding MurR/RpiR family transcriptional regulator, which yields MAEPEMDGTASTAVADSPARGEAALNGSDLTVRDRLDQNFWSRSEPRIRPADGRPENGRSESNRNETARGDNGRTEKIGSDSMDHPPADGVLVRVRTLLPEFTGALQRVAEQVLTDPAAASRATIVELAERSGTSPATVTRFCRALGFDGYADLRLGIAAETGRARSAGWTVDIGREIQPNDPLERVLGQIMASDTRAMHDTASLLDLGEVERAAVAIAAAPRVNIFGASGSALVGEEMQFSLHRIGIPVWAWTDVHNGLASAALSRPGDVALGISHTGETGETIELLAEASSRGATTIALTSFPRSPLAELADIVLITATQATTFRPDALSARHPQLVVLDLLYVAVAQRTHERSHAAFQRTAQAVHGHKAAKDA from the coding sequence ATGGCTGAGCCGGAGATGGACGGGACCGCGTCGACCGCGGTTGCCGACTCGCCGGCCCGCGGCGAGGCCGCCCTCAACGGGAGCGACCTGACGGTGCGGGACCGGCTCGACCAGAACTTCTGGTCCCGGAGCGAACCGCGCATCCGGCCGGCCGACGGCCGCCCCGAGAACGGGCGGAGCGAGAGCAACCGCAACGAGACCGCGCGCGGTGACAACGGCCGTACGGAAAAAATCGGGAGCGACTCCATGGACCACCCGCCCGCCGACGGGGTCCTGGTCCGGGTCCGGACGCTGCTGCCGGAGTTCACCGGCGCGTTGCAGCGGGTCGCCGAGCAGGTGCTCACCGACCCGGCCGCCGCCTCCCGCGCCACCATCGTCGAGCTGGCCGAGCGCAGCGGCACCTCACCGGCCACGGTGACGCGCTTCTGCCGCGCGCTGGGTTTCGACGGATACGCCGACCTGCGGCTGGGCATCGCCGCGGAGACCGGGCGGGCTCGCTCGGCCGGCTGGACGGTCGACATCGGCCGCGAGATCCAGCCCAACGACCCCCTGGAGCGGGTGCTCGGCCAGATCATGGCCTCCGACACCAGGGCCATGCACGACACCGCCTCGCTGCTGGACCTGGGCGAGGTGGAGCGGGCCGCGGTGGCGATCGCCGCCGCTCCGCGGGTGAACATCTTCGGCGCCAGCGGAAGCGCGCTGGTCGGCGAGGAGATGCAGTTCAGTTTGCACCGCATCGGCATCCCGGTGTGGGCCTGGACCGACGTGCACAACGGTCTGGCCAGCGCCGCGCTGTCCCGGCCCGGCGACGTCGCGCTCGGCATCTCGCACACCGGCGAGACCGGCGAGACGATCGAGCTGCTCGCCGAGGCGAGCAGCCGGGGCGCCACCACCATCGCGCTCACCAGCTTCCCTCGTTCTCCGCTGGCCGAGCTCGCCGACATCGTCCTGATCACCGCGACCCAGGCGACCACCTTCCGGCCGGACGCGCTCTCCGCACGGCACCCGCAACTGGTGGTCCTCGATCTGCTGTACGTGGCCGTCGCGCAGCGGACCCATGAACGCTCGCACGCCGCCTTCCAGCGCACCGCCCAAGCGGTGCACGGGCACAAAGCGGCGAAAGACGCCTGA
- a CDS encoding carbohydrate ABC transporter permease, producing MRHGKYPFIIGFLVVPLALYLVFVVGAYVQMFQLSLTDWSGYGGFTYIGLENFQKLWDDPVFWIALRHNVYLLIAMPIITIAMALFFAFLLNSGGRKAGGVWGSKVYRVIFFFPQLLALAIVAVIFGRVFGSDKSGMINGLLPESWTPWLFLADEQWALTCILVVLVWQAVGFYVVLFSAGMGSIAEEIYEAAALDGATKVTLFFKITLPLLWDTLQVAWVYLGIAAFDAFALVNIMSVNHGGPDNSTQVLSMQIYLNAFQNSQAGYASALGVVLFFLTLTFAALTLRVTRRDAVQA from the coding sequence ATGCGGCACGGCAAGTATCCCTTCATCATCGGTTTCCTTGTCGTGCCGCTGGCGCTCTACCTGGTGTTCGTGGTCGGCGCGTACGTGCAGATGTTCCAGTTGTCGCTGACCGACTGGTCCGGCTACGGCGGCTTCACGTACATCGGTCTGGAGAATTTCCAGAAGCTGTGGGACGACCCGGTCTTCTGGATCGCGTTGCGTCACAACGTGTATCTGCTGATCGCGATGCCGATCATCACGATCGCGATGGCGTTGTTCTTCGCGTTCCTGCTCAACTCCGGTGGCCGTAAGGCCGGCGGGGTGTGGGGCTCGAAGGTGTACCGGGTGATCTTCTTCTTCCCGCAGCTCCTGGCCCTGGCGATCGTGGCGGTGATCTTCGGGCGGGTGTTCGGGTCGGACAAGTCCGGCATGATCAACGGTTTGCTGCCGGAGTCGTGGACGCCGTGGCTGTTCCTCGCCGACGAGCAGTGGGCGCTGACCTGCATCCTGGTCGTGCTGGTCTGGCAGGCGGTCGGTTTCTACGTGGTGCTGTTCTCCGCCGGGATGGGCTCGATCGCCGAGGAGATCTACGAGGCGGCGGCGCTGGACGGGGCGACGAAGGTGACCCTGTTCTTCAAGATCACGCTGCCGTTGCTGTGGGACACGCTGCAGGTCGCCTGGGTGTATCTGGGTATCGCGGCGTTCGACGCGTTCGCGCTGGTCAACATCATGTCGGTGAACCACGGCGGGCCGGACAACAGCACCCAGGTGCTGAGCATGCAGATCTATTTGAACGCGTTCCAGAACTCGCAGGCCGGTTACGCGTCCGCGCTCGGCGTGGTGCTGTTCTTCCTGACCCTGACGTTCGCCGCACTGACCCTGCGGGTCACCCGCCGCGACGCCGTGCAGGCCTGA
- the ngcE gene encoding N-acetylglucosamine/diacetylchitobiose ABC transporter substrate-binding protein, with protein sequence MSVTTDRRTLLRRAAAAGLVAVPGVSFLSACAGSDDSGNDTKQATGEKSADNPLGIDPKAGIEIVIFDGGLGTKYATDVDTPLYNKKWPDSKVTYSATQQVATTIKPRLNAGSPPDMINNSGSDLMDFGAIVKAGQAADLSDLFAAPSLDIAGKTVAETLVPGAVQQGTYDGKPFAVNYSFTVFGLWYNKKLFEKNSWTIPTTWADFTALLDKIKAAGITPFSYAGANASYYMVRAIMTSAAKIGTEQVLKDIDNLKPGAWTNDAVKQAAAAWGEVGKKYANPSHLGLRHTEVQLQQNQDKVAFYPCGSWLENEQAASTPAGFEYAMMAFPSVTASDKLPATAINAAAGEIYFAASKGKNPQGGKEYLRTMLSKEAALEFTKLTKSLTVVAGAADGVTISPGLTSANDALGKAGQDVFMGYLFDTWYKKLDDASREAANQLFFKGGDAQKFCDTMEAASQAVAKDSSITKFTRS encoded by the coding sequence ATGTCTGTGACAACCGACCGTCGTACCCTGCTCCGTCGCGCTGCCGCCGCCGGCCTGGTGGCCGTTCCGGGCGTCAGCTTCCTGTCCGCGTGCGCGGGCTCGGACGACAGTGGCAATGACACCAAGCAGGCGACCGGCGAGAAGTCCGCCGACAACCCGCTGGGTATCGACCCGAAGGCCGGCATCGAGATTGTGATCTTCGATGGTGGTCTCGGTACGAAGTACGCCACCGATGTGGACACTCCGCTGTACAACAAGAAGTGGCCGGACTCGAAGGTCACGTACTCGGCGACGCAGCAGGTCGCGACGACGATCAAGCCGCGGCTGAACGCGGGGTCGCCGCCGGACATGATCAATAACTCGGGGTCGGACCTGATGGACTTCGGTGCGATCGTGAAGGCGGGTCAGGCGGCTGATCTGTCGGACCTGTTCGCGGCGCCGTCGCTGGACATCGCCGGGAAGACCGTCGCGGAGACTCTGGTGCCGGGTGCGGTGCAGCAGGGTACGTATGACGGTAAGCCGTTCGCGGTGAACTACTCGTTCACGGTGTTCGGGCTTTGGTACAACAAGAAGTTGTTCGAGAAGAACAGCTGGACGATCCCGACGACGTGGGCGGACTTCACCGCGCTGCTGGACAAGATCAAGGCGGCGGGGATCACGCCGTTCAGTTACGCGGGTGCGAACGCGTCGTATTACATGGTCCGGGCGATCATGACCAGCGCGGCGAAGATCGGCACCGAGCAGGTGCTCAAGGACATCGACAACCTGAAGCCGGGCGCGTGGACCAACGACGCGGTCAAGCAGGCCGCGGCGGCGTGGGGTGAGGTCGGCAAGAAGTACGCCAACCCGTCCCACCTGGGTCTGCGGCACACCGAGGTCCAGCTCCAGCAGAACCAGGACAAGGTCGCGTTCTACCCCTGTGGGTCGTGGCTGGAGAACGAGCAGGCGGCCTCGACGCCGGCCGGCTTCGAGTACGCCATGATGGCGTTCCCGAGCGTGACCGCCAGCGACAAGCTGCCGGCGACCGCGATCAACGCGGCGGCGGGCGAGATCTACTTCGCGGCGTCCAAGGGCAAGAACCCGCAGGGTGGCAAGGAGTACCTGCGGACGATGCTCTCCAAGGAGGCCGCCCTGGAGTTCACCAAGCTGACCAAGTCGCTGACCGTCGTGGCGGGCGCCGCGGACGGTGTGACCATCAGCCCCGGTCTGACCTCGGCGAACGACGCCCTGGGCAAGGCGGGTCAGGACGTGTTCATGGGTTACCTGTTCGACACCTGGTACAAGAAGCTCGACGACGCCTCCCGTGAGGCGGCGAACCAGCTGTTCTTCAAGGGCGGCGACGCGCAGAAGTTCTGCGACACCATGGAGGCCGCGTCGCAGGCGGTGGCCAAGGACTCGTCGATCACCAAGTTCACCCGCTCCTGA
- a CDS encoding extracellular solute-binding protein, which translates to MKRKIALAAALAATLVGTAACGGNSGDTGTTSADGKVDGKGKTIKVWLMVDAQSGWKSVVDDASKRFTDATGAQVQVEYQQWANVLTKLDASLAGSDVPDVVELGNTQFPKYVDSEGFAELDKKSFENSDTWLTGLSGACEKDGKTYCVPYYAGARVLIYRTDLFKAAGITDAPKSYDEFLADADKVQAANKDAKFGSVYMPGRYWYAAMSWVKANGGDIAKKDGDKWVGQLSQPASQAGLQKWVDLVKKYSKADVTKDEADQYLVFSQANAGMFYGNGWEQGSAEQVKKDPNDPNSKLVPTKVNGKLAAAPMPEIPSLLGGSNVGVPLKSKNPELAAQWIKYFTDSTSMKGLIKAGALPNATSLLDQAATDNPALKFTAGAAKNSWAVPNSGKWADVEKANVLQNMLSDILTGKKSLADATAAADEQIAKTLNG; encoded by the coding sequence GTGAAGCGCAAGATCGCCCTCGCCGCGGCCCTCGCCGCGACGCTGGTCGGCACCGCCGCGTGCGGTGGCAACAGCGGTGACACCGGCACCACCTCGGCCGACGGCAAGGTCGACGGCAAGGGCAAGACCATCAAGGTCTGGCTCATGGTCGACGCCCAGAGCGGCTGGAAGAGCGTCGTGGACGACGCCTCCAAGCGGTTCACCGACGCCACCGGCGCCCAGGTGCAGGTCGAGTACCAGCAGTGGGCGAACGTGCTCACCAAGCTGGACGCCTCGCTGGCCGGCTCGGACGTGCCGGACGTCGTCGAGCTGGGCAACACCCAGTTCCCGAAGTACGTCGACTCCGAGGGCTTCGCCGAGCTCGACAAGAAGAGCTTTGAGAACTCCGACACCTGGCTCACCGGCCTCTCCGGCGCGTGTGAGAAGGACGGCAAGACCTACTGCGTGCCCTACTACGCGGGCGCCCGGGTGCTGATCTACCGCACCGACCTGTTCAAGGCGGCCGGCATCACCGACGCGCCGAAGTCCTACGACGAGTTCCTCGCCGACGCCGACAAGGTGCAGGCCGCGAACAAGGACGCCAAGTTCGGCTCCGTCTACATGCCGGGTCGCTACTGGTACGCCGCGATGTCGTGGGTCAAGGCCAACGGCGGCGACATCGCCAAGAAGGACGGCGACAAGTGGGTCGGCCAGCTCTCGCAGCCGGCCTCGCAGGCGGGCCTGCAGAAGTGGGTCGACCTGGTGAAGAAGTACTCGAAGGCGGACGTCACCAAGGACGAGGCCGACCAGTACCTGGTGTTCAGCCAGGCCAACGCCGGCATGTTCTACGGCAACGGCTGGGAGCAGGGTTCGGCCGAGCAGGTCAAGAAGGACCCGAACGACCCGAACTCGAAGCTGGTCCCGACCAAGGTGAACGGCAAGCTGGCCGCCGCCCCGATGCCGGAGATCCCCTCGCTGCTCGGTGGCTCGAACGTCGGCGTCCCGCTGAAGAGCAAGAACCCGGAGCTGGCCGCTCAGTGGATCAAGTACTTCACCGACAGCACCTCGATGAAGGGCCTGATCAAGGCCGGCGCCCTGCCGAACGCCACCTCGCTGCTGGACCAGGCCGCCACCGACAACCCGGCGCTGAAGTTCACCGCCGGCGCCGCGAAGAACAGCTGGGCCGTGCCGAACTCCGGCAAGTGGGCCGACGTGGAGAAGGCCAACGTTCTCCAGAACATGCTGTCGGACATCCTGACCGGCAAGAAGTCCCTGGCGGACGCCACCGCCGCCGCTGACGAGCAGATCGCCAAGACGCTCAACGGCTGA
- a CDS encoding carbohydrate ABC transporter permease yields the protein MYAVDSPATRTQRGPNGPGPERKAAGHRRRKRGGDDVVLPWLLSGPALILLALLLAYPVGRMLVLSFQKFGLKELWTGATAPFIGLENYVSVLSDSAFWSVVTRTVLFTAVSVVLSVLIGLGVALLMRRVNRTVRLVMIIAMMFVWALPALVQAQIFKMMTDSDVGVINYLIDKLPGVEFQNHSWFFTPIQGWIVITSCVVWAGIPFLAITLNAGLTQVPKELMEAATVDGANAWQSFKNITVPILKPLLVIVTTLSVIWNFGLFTQNWVMRDGKPEPEFQTLATYSYVQAFAQNKYGLGSAIAMITVLILLGAMAVYIRQMFKIGEVD from the coding sequence ATGTACGCCGTCGACTCTCCGGCGACCCGCACGCAGCGCGGGCCGAACGGACCCGGCCCGGAGCGAAAGGCGGCCGGCCACCGGCGACGCAAGCGCGGTGGGGACGACGTCGTCCTTCCGTGGCTGCTGTCCGGCCCGGCGCTGATCCTCCTGGCCCTGCTGCTGGCCTACCCGGTCGGGCGCATGCTCGTGCTCTCGTTCCAGAAGTTCGGGCTCAAAGAGCTCTGGACCGGTGCCACCGCGCCGTTCATCGGCCTGGAGAACTACGTCTCGGTGCTCTCCGACAGCGCCTTCTGGTCGGTGGTCACGCGCACGGTCCTCTTCACCGCGGTCTCGGTGGTCCTCAGTGTGCTGATCGGCCTCGGCGTCGCGCTGCTGATGCGCCGGGTCAACCGGACCGTCCGGCTGGTCATGATCATCGCGATGATGTTCGTCTGGGCGCTGCCCGCGCTGGTCCAGGCGCAGATCTTCAAGATGATGACCGACTCCGACGTCGGTGTGATCAACTACCTGATCGACAAGCTTCCGGGCGTCGAGTTCCAGAACCACTCCTGGTTCTTCACCCCGATCCAGGGCTGGATCGTGATCACGTCCTGTGTGGTGTGGGCCGGCATCCCGTTCCTGGCGATCACCCTGAACGCCGGCCTGACCCAGGTGCCCAAGGAGCTGATGGAGGCCGCCACGGTCGACGGCGCCAACGCCTGGCAGTCGTTCAAGAACATCACCGTGCCGATCCTCAAGCCGCTTCTGGTGATCGTCACGACCCTGTCGGTGATCTGGAACTTCGGCCTGTTCACGCAGAACTGGGTGATGCGCGACGGCAAGCCGGAGCCCGAGTTCCAGACCCTGGCCACCTACTCGTACGTGCAGGCCTTCGCGCAGAACAAGTACGGCCTCGGCTCGGCGATCGCCATGATCACCGTGCTCATCCTGCTCGGCGCGATGGCGGTCTACATCCGCCAGATGTTCAAGATCGGAGAGGTGGACTGA
- the murD gene encoding UDP-N-acetylmuramoyl-L-alanine--D-glutamate ligase, with protein MRLADLRGRSVAVWGTGREGRAAVTAIARHEPARLIAVNDSAGYLDDPWDGELAPLAGGEHAFAALASADVIVRSPGVPSTHPFMAELRSRGITITGGSALWMADHAAQTVGVTGSKGKSTTSSLISHLLAAVGRPNAYGGNIGVPLLDLPQADLYVLELSSYQCADLTDSPRVAVVTSLFPEHLDAHGGEREYYRDKLNLLRHGPDLIVVNGADERLRDEIRGVADRNGFPPVPAAAGDSRFRVEDGTVFCSDDPLFPRADLRLKGRHNERNLCVALAVLDGMGVDVVGLRSELAAAVRSFEGLPHRLTEIPDPSGLTFVDDTLSTAPFAAMHAIEAYEDRPLTVLVGGTDRGLDYSPLRDFLAARELTVIGMPDSGPRILAELAGLPKVSTLPSEDLADAVRLAREVTPPGGVVLLSPAAPSYGRFRNFEHRSEAFLEAIRATAE; from the coding sequence GTGCGCCTGGCAGACCTGCGCGGCCGCTCGGTGGCGGTCTGGGGGACCGGCCGCGAGGGCAGGGCGGCGGTGACCGCGATCGCCCGGCACGAGCCGGCCCGGCTGATCGCCGTCAACGACAGCGCCGGATACCTCGACGACCCCTGGGACGGCGAGCTCGCCCCGCTGGCCGGTGGTGAGCACGCCTTCGCGGCCCTGGCCAGCGCGGATGTCATCGTCCGCTCGCCCGGGGTGCCGTCCACCCACCCGTTCATGGCCGAGCTGCGCTCCCGGGGCATCACGATCACCGGTGGCAGCGCGCTCTGGATGGCCGACCACGCGGCGCAGACCGTCGGGGTCACCGGCAGCAAGGGCAAGAGCACCACCTCCAGCCTGATCAGCCACCTGCTGGCCGCGGTGGGCCGGCCGAACGCGTACGGCGGGAACATCGGCGTCCCCCTGCTCGATCTTCCCCAGGCCGACCTCTACGTGCTGGAACTCTCCAGCTACCAGTGCGCCGACCTGACCGATTCGCCCCGGGTGGCGGTGGTCACCTCGCTCTTCCCGGAGCACCTGGACGCGCACGGCGGCGAGCGGGAGTACTACCGCGACAAGCTGAACCTGCTCCGCCACGGACCGGATCTGATCGTGGTGAACGGCGCCGACGAGCGGCTGCGCGACGAGATCCGCGGGGTCGCCGACCGCAACGGTTTCCCGCCCGTGCCGGCCGCCGCCGGCGACTCCCGCTTCCGGGTCGAGGACGGCACCGTCTTTTGCAGCGACGACCCGCTCTTCCCCCGCGCCGACCTGCGGCTCAAGGGCAGGCACAACGAGCGGAACCTGTGCGTCGCCCTCGCCGTGCTGGACGGCATGGGCGTCGACGTGGTCGGGCTGCGGTCCGAGCTGGCGGCCGCGGTCCGCTCCTTCGAGGGCCTTCCGCACCGGCTCACCGAGATCCCCGACCCGTCCGGCCTCACCTTCGTCGACGACACCCTCTCCACCGCGCCGTTCGCCGCCATGCACGCCATCGAGGCCTACGAGGATCGGCCACTCACCGTGTTGGTCGGCGGCACCGACCGCGGCCTGGACTACTCACCGTTACGAGACTTCCTCGCCGCCCGGGAACTCACCGTGATCGGCATGCCGGACAGCGGCCCGCGCATCCTGGCCGAACTGGCCGGGTTGCCGAAAGTCAGCACGCTCCCGTCCGAGGACCTCGCCGACGCGGTCCGGCTGGCCCGCGAGGTGACCCCGCCCGGGGGTGTGGTGCTGCTGTCGCCGGCCGCGCCGAGCTACGGCCGCTTCCGTAACTTCGAGCACCGATCGGAGGCCTTCCTCGAGGCGATCCGCGCGACCGCGGAGTAG